The sequence below is a genomic window from Lysobacter stagni.
GGCGTGATCGCGCTGATGCAGAGCGTCGCACCCAGGCCGCTCACGCCGCAGCAGGTCGAAGGCCTGCTGGTGTCCTCGGCCCGCGCGTTTCCGATCAAGCCAGATCGCGCGATCGGTTCGGGCATCCTCGACGCCTCTGCTGCGGTGGACCGTGCCCGGACCTTCGGACAGCCGATCCAGGCCGTGCCGCTGACCAGCAACATCGCCGAATCGATGCCGCCGCTGGCCGGTGGGCAGAGCGTGATCTACGCGATCGACATCCCCGCCGGCCGCGATCGACTGGAAGTAACGACGTACGGCGGTCGCGGCACGCTAGCGATGTACGCCAACTACGAAGTCGAGCCAATGTCGGCCGCGAACATCGCCTCGTCCGTGCGTCCTGGCACCAACCAGGTCGTCAACATCAACGCGCCGGCGGAAGGCCGGTACTACATCAAGGTGACGGCGACCGCCGACTCCGCCGGCGTACTGGTGCGCGCTCGCATCTTCTGATCGTAACGACACGGTCGGCCGGGGCATGGGTGCCCCGGCCGTTTCGACTCCACCGCCGTGCTGTCTCTGTCACGCACGCCACCACCAACGCTGCTTGCGCAGTCTCCGCAATCGCCCTCTTGCGGAATGTCCGGCGCAACTCGCAGTGGCGGGGCAGCATCAACTGCCATAACCGATCCGAAACACCCCGCGTCTGCAGCTCGATGCGAGCCGGCATCGCGGTTACGCATGGGACTTTGTCGCAGCACTGCCGTCGATGCTTCGGATCAGGCTTGATGCTGGCCACCGCAGGCCAACGCACCATCCAGCAATGGCCGAAGAGAGACCACGTCTTAGTCGCCTGCGAACGTGTCCGCGGTACGC
It includes:
- a CDS encoding PPC domain-containing protein, whose product is MPPLAGGQSVIYAIDIPAGRDRLEVTTYGGRGTLAMYANYEVEPMSAANIASSVRPGTNQVVNINAPAEGRYYIKVTATADSAGVLVRARIF